The Spirosoma foliorum genome has a window encoding:
- a CDS encoding DUF4926 domain-containing protein, producing the protein MDSLNLLDVVVLATDLPAEKLKKGSLGTIVEVFNNGDFLVEFANMNGITYALSTLSSTQLIKVYQEPIEA; encoded by the coding sequence ATGGATTCGTTGAATTTATTAGATGTGGTTGTCTTAGCCACAGATTTGCCTGCTGAAAAACTTAAAAAAGGCAGTTTAGGGACAATTGTTGAGGTATTTAATAATGGTGACTTTCTTGTTGAATTTGCCAATATGAATGGCATTACTTACGCTCTGTCTACACTGTCATCAACACAATTGATAAAAGTATATCAAGAGCCTATTGAAGCTTGA
- the proB gene encoding glutamate 5-kinase yields the protein MSKPVLVLKFGTASITKPTGEPNEPVMVDIARQVAALHPHFRIVLVSSGAVGAGKSLIRDYKGDITQRKAAAAVGNLLLLNQYSRFFSIYGISIAQSLCERHHFASRDQFLQLKQTYEELWANDLIPIANENDVVSNRELKFSDNDELATLIAVGFGAEALMLCTSVGGLLDANGTIIRQVVEFDESVFGVVRTDKSSLGLGGMASKLTFAKLATRMGVRVVIFGLNEPDGIGRALQGEIGTEFTPHPIAPSARNRWLASGSLAVGRVQIDAGAVRALKQRKSLLAVGVRKVLDEFTAGEMVDILDEDQETIAVARARISSEELLQQLNQQNVEIANANDIVLL from the coding sequence ATGTCAAAACCCGTTCTTGTCCTGAAGTTTGGGACTGCTTCGATTACAAAACCTACCGGTGAGCCCAATGAGCCCGTTATGGTCGATATTGCCCGACAGGTGGCTGCGCTGCATCCTCACTTTCGTATTGTGCTTGTTTCATCGGGGGCAGTGGGGGCAGGAAAGTCCCTAATTCGTGATTATAAAGGCGATATTACCCAGCGCAAAGCCGCTGCGGCTGTCGGTAATCTTCTGTTACTCAATCAATATTCTCGTTTCTTTTCCATATACGGCATTTCCATTGCCCAAAGCCTTTGCGAGCGTCATCACTTTGCTAGTCGCGACCAGTTTCTTCAATTAAAGCAGACGTACGAAGAATTGTGGGCCAACGACCTGATTCCGATTGCCAACGAAAACGATGTAGTTAGCAATCGTGAATTGAAGTTTTCCGATAATGACGAATTAGCAACGCTTATCGCTGTAGGCTTCGGGGCAGAAGCGTTGATGCTTTGTACATCGGTAGGCGGTTTATTAGACGCCAATGGGACGATTATTCGGCAGGTTGTGGAGTTCGACGAAAGTGTATTTGGCGTTGTCCGGACCGATAAGTCATCGTTAGGTTTGGGTGGCATGGCCTCTAAATTAACGTTCGCCAAACTCGCTACCCGAATGGGCGTTCGTGTCGTTATTTTCGGTCTAAATGAACCAGATGGTATCGGTCGGGCTTTACAAGGGGAAATAGGTACTGAGTTTACGCCCCATCCAATAGCCCCCTCTGCGCGAAATCGATGGTTAGCCAGCGGTAGTTTAGCCGTTGGGCGTGTACAGATTGATGCTGGTGCCGTACGCGCGTTGAAACAACGTAAGAGTTTACTGGCAGTGGGCGTACGAAAAGTGCTCGATGAATTTACAGCTGGCGAAATGGTGGATATTTTAGATGAAGACCAGGAAACGATAGCTGTAGCCCGAGCGCGAATTTCGTCGGAAGAATTATTGCAACAGCTTAATCAGCAAAATGTTGAGATTGCCAATGCGAATGATATTGTACTTTTGTAA
- a CDS encoding glutamate-5-semialdehyde dehydrogenase, whose amino-acid sequence MTPITPLLQATQQAAAAVRRLSPAEKTDLLNRLADVLAEHTAEIVAENQKDLDRMPATDPKYDRLKLTEARVADLSKSLREVAILPDPAGEVIFERTIEQGLQLKKIAVPLGVVGVIYEARPNVTVDVASLCLRSGNACVLKGGKEADFSNRYLISLIQSVLVEFGVPKAAVTLLPPDRAVVNELLTATRYVDIIIPRGSESLIQFVRKNSLVPTIETGAGVCHAYVEQTADLDKAAAIVVNARVSRPSVCNSLDCVLVDEAIAERFLPMLTADFNKWNVEVFADEPSYAIFEKAGYTNLQHAQPKDFGREFLDYKCAVKVVADLDEALSHIQAYSSRHSEAIISQDQSLINQFLREVDAAAVYANASTRFTDGGVFGLGAEIGISTQKLHARGPFALEKLVTEKWIVVGDGQVRW is encoded by the coding sequence ATGACTCCAATTACGCCACTTCTCCAGGCTACTCAGCAAGCTGCAGCAGCCGTTCGGCGGCTTAGCCCCGCTGAAAAAACTGATTTACTCAATCGGCTCGCCGATGTTTTGGCAGAACATACTGCCGAAATCGTTGCTGAAAATCAGAAAGACCTCGATCGAATGCCGGCAACCGATCCTAAATACGACCGGCTTAAACTGACTGAAGCCCGCGTAGCTGATCTTTCGAAAAGTTTACGTGAAGTGGCTATATTGCCCGATCCGGCAGGGGAAGTTATTTTTGAACGTACCATTGAACAGGGGTTACAACTCAAGAAAATTGCTGTACCGCTGGGCGTGGTAGGCGTTATTTACGAAGCTCGTCCAAACGTAACGGTCGATGTTGCGTCGTTGTGTCTTCGTTCTGGCAATGCCTGTGTGCTAAAAGGTGGTAAAGAAGCCGATTTCTCGAACCGATACCTGATTAGTCTGATTCAAAGCGTACTCGTTGAGTTTGGGGTACCCAAAGCCGCCGTGACCTTGCTCCCACCCGACCGGGCGGTTGTCAATGAGTTACTCACGGCTACGCGTTACGTAGACATCATTATCCCACGTGGTTCGGAATCACTGATTCAGTTTGTGCGTAAAAACTCACTGGTACCCACGATCGAAACGGGTGCTGGCGTTTGCCACGCTTATGTTGAACAAACTGCTGATTTAGATAAAGCAGCCGCTATTGTTGTGAATGCCCGGGTTTCGCGCCCATCGGTTTGCAACTCCCTCGACTGTGTGTTGGTTGACGAAGCCATTGCCGAGCGTTTCCTGCCTATGCTAACTGCCGATTTCAACAAGTGGAACGTAGAAGTTTTTGCCGATGAGCCGTCTTATGCCATTTTCGAGAAAGCGGGCTACACAAATCTGCAACACGCTCAACCTAAAGACTTCGGCCGCGAGTTTCTGGATTATAAATGCGCCGTGAAAGTTGTGGCTGATCTGGATGAAGCGCTGTCGCATATCCAGGCGTATTCATCTCGCCACTCCGAAGCGATTATCTCTCAGGATCAATCACTTATTAACCAATTCCTACGCGAAGTCGATGCAGCTGCCGTCTACGCGAACGCGTCGACCCGCTTCACCGATGGCGGTGTCTTTGGCCTAGGTGCTGAAATCGGCATTTCGACCCAAAAGCTCCACGCTCGCGGCCCATTCGCGCTGGAGAAACTCGTAACGGAGAAATGGATTGTTGTGGGCGACGGGCAAGTTCGGTGGTAG
- a CDS encoding RNA polymerase sigma factor has translation MARSRTQIGPDDETLWNLFRSGDENAFARLYQNYVQTLYHYCAHFATDRALIKDCIHDLFVELWKHRTTIGPTTSVRFYLMASIKRKLVRHLTAEQKLVSQDDMVNGRRVGDTLPGADPSHENLLIAHEEDSFMNDCLHQALEKLPRRQREAVHLRYFQNMSNEEISALMHINIQSVYNLIFGAMSNLKRYVTLENVSL, from the coding sequence ATGGCTCGCTCCCGTACTCAAATCGGACCCGACGACGAAACTCTCTGGAATTTGTTTCGTAGCGGTGATGAAAATGCGTTTGCCCGACTGTACCAAAATTATGTTCAAACCCTTTACCATTACTGCGCCCACTTTGCTACCGACCGGGCGCTGATTAAAGACTGCATCCACGATCTATTTGTTGAGCTCTGGAAGCACCGCACGACCATCGGACCAACGACTTCCGTACGTTTTTATCTGATGGCTTCGATTAAACGTAAGCTGGTTCGCCACCTAACGGCCGAACAGAAATTGGTGAGTCAGGATGATATGGTAAATGGCCGACGCGTTGGCGACACGCTTCCTGGCGCTGATCCATCCCACGAAAATTTACTGATTGCCCATGAGGAAGATTCGTTTATGAACGACTGCCTGCATCAGGCCCTCGAAAAACTTCCCCGCCGTCAGCGTGAAGCCGTTCACCTGCGGTATTTTCAAAATATGAGTAACGAAGAAATTTCGGCTCTCATGCACATTAACATTCAGTCTGTTTACAATTTGATTTTCGGAGCCATGAGCAACCTCAAGCGTTATGTTACGCTCGAAAATGTGTCGCTCTAA
- a CDS encoding adenine deaminase encodes MITANILNLFDQTIFYGSITVENGRINEIQRLGPERSGESYVLPGFVDAHVHIESSLLTPPQFARLAVVHGTVATVSDPHEIGNVLGVAGVHYMIEEARRVPFKFMFGAPSCVPATTFETAGATISVKDVRKLLALKEIGYLAEMMNFPGVLNQDPDVMAKIALANAFNKPIDGHAPGLMGDDAQQYIDAGITTDHECFTYEEGLDKAQRGMNILIREGSAARNFEALIPLLAEFPQQIMFCSDDKHPDTLAEGHINQLVVRALAKGHSLWNVLRAACLNPVLHYRLPVGLLREGDPADYIVVDNLQSFTVQKTVINGGIVAEDGKSNIPDLRSEHVNQFSCSPKKPEDFVVTFPSPTRRTAPAPLPELERGENRAVLHPSPVLGEGPGRSDGSVRESTIRVIEALDGQLITNELHLEPKLENNQIVPDLEQDILKMAVVNRYQDAPPAIAFIKNFGLKHGAIASSVGHDSHNITVVGCDDDSICKAVNLVIESRGGLSAVAGTKPHEHDDEVMSRREFLHLTTTPESHLLSLPVAGLMTDVDGYDVAGQYTLLDQFAKKELGSTLAAPFMTLSFMALLVIPALKLSDKGLFDGKRFTFVSIQTGNQ; translated from the coding sequence ATGATCACGGCTAATATCCTGAATCTCTTTGACCAAACGATTTTTTATGGCTCGATCACCGTCGAAAATGGGCGGATTAACGAGATTCAGCGCCTTGGGCCTGAACGCTCGGGCGAATCTTATGTATTGCCGGGTTTTGTAGATGCCCATGTTCATATAGAAAGCTCGTTGCTGACCCCACCGCAGTTTGCGCGGCTGGCCGTTGTTCATGGAACGGTTGCTACCGTCTCGGACCCACACGAGATTGGGAATGTGCTTGGCGTTGCGGGCGTACATTACATGATTGAAGAGGCTCGACGTGTTCCCTTCAAATTTATGTTTGGGGCACCTTCCTGCGTTCCGGCTACCACGTTCGAAACGGCGGGTGCTACTATTAGTGTTAAGGATGTCCGAAAACTGCTGGCATTAAAGGAAATAGGCTATTTAGCTGAAATGATGAATTTCCCTGGCGTACTAAACCAGGACCCCGATGTAATGGCTAAAATCGCCTTGGCCAATGCATTTAATAAGCCTATTGACGGCCACGCACCGGGTTTAATGGGCGACGATGCCCAGCAATACATTGATGCTGGTATCACTACCGACCATGAATGCTTTACCTATGAAGAGGGTCTTGATAAGGCGCAACGGGGTATGAACATTCTTATTCGAGAAGGCAGTGCCGCCCGTAATTTCGAGGCTCTGATTCCCTTGCTGGCTGAGTTTCCTCAGCAAATTATGTTCTGCTCGGACGATAAGCATCCGGATACATTGGCGGAAGGGCATATCAATCAACTCGTTGTACGCGCTTTGGCAAAAGGCCATTCGCTTTGGAATGTACTTCGGGCTGCTTGCCTGAATCCCGTCCTGCATTATCGATTACCAGTTGGTCTGTTGCGTGAAGGTGACCCTGCCGATTATATCGTGGTTGATAATTTACAGTCGTTCACGGTTCAAAAAACGGTTATTAATGGGGGTATTGTTGCCGAAGATGGTAAGTCGAATATTCCGGATTTGCGGAGCGAGCATGTTAATCAGTTTAGTTGTTCGCCTAAGAAGCCGGAGGACTTTGTGGTGACCTTTCCCTCACCGACCCGTCGGACCGCCCCGGCCCCTCTCCCAGAACTGGAGAGGGGAGAAAATCGGGCAGTTCTACACCCCTCTCCCGTTTTGGGAGAGGGGCCGGGGCGGTCCGACGGGTCGGTGAGGGAAAGTACAATCCGCGTCATCGAAGCTCTCGACGGCCAGCTCATCACCAATGAACTTCATCTTGAACCTAAACTAGAGAACAATCAAATCGTACCTGATCTAGAACAGGATATTCTGAAAATGGCGGTTGTCAATCGGTATCAGGATGCGCCACCTGCGATTGCATTTATCAAAAACTTTGGCTTAAAACACGGCGCTATTGCCTCGTCGGTTGGTCACGATTCGCACAATATTACAGTGGTTGGGTGTGATGATGACAGTATTTGCAAGGCGGTTAATTTGGTGATCGAATCTCGGGGTGGCTTATCGGCCGTTGCTGGTACGAAACCGCATGAGCATGATGATGAAGTGATGAGCCGCCGTGAGTTTTTGCATTTAACGACTACACCTGAGTCGCACTTGCTTTCGTTACCAGTAGCTGGTCTGATGACGGATGTAGATGGGTATGATGTAGCCGGTCAATATACATTGCTGGACCAATTCGCGAAGAAAGAATTAGGAAGTACACTTGCTGCACCATTTATGACCTTATCCTTTATGGCTCTGCTGGTTATCCCAGCCCTAAAATTAAGCGATAAGGGACTGTTTGATGGGAAAAGGTTCACTTTTGTATCTATTCAAACGGGAAATCAGTAA
- the lgt gene encoding prolipoprotein diacylglyceryl transferase: MLQYIIWNVDPEIFRIGSWPVRWYGLLFATGFLLGVRVMNYIFRIEKKPLADLDPLLVTMVLSTVLGARLGHFLFYEPYMFIQNPLRIITPPFDGLASHGGIIGIIIGLWLYTRRQSSQMSGQTFLWVIDRMCIVAALAGAFIRFGNLMNSEIFGKPTNVPWAFVFLRDHEFSQVPRHPTQVYESLSCLLLFVVLFWYWKAYRNQSAPGTMLGIALIWVFGLRFVWEFFKENQVAFEDSMSFNMGQLLSLPAILLGLVLLLRNFIRPASLIPVALVIQSSSLCYQCDYQPTLPSTSKVDSNNCENLIATKRLVNPGHFPKRITATKRSASQSNILV; the protein is encoded by the coding sequence ATGCTTCAATACATCATCTGGAATGTTGATCCCGAAATCTTTCGTATTGGCTCCTGGCCTGTGCGCTGGTATGGTTTACTGTTTGCTACTGGCTTTTTGCTGGGGGTTCGGGTTATGAATTACATCTTCCGGATCGAAAAGAAGCCGCTCGCGGATCTCGACCCGCTGCTCGTTACAATGGTGCTTTCGACGGTTTTGGGTGCTCGATTGGGTCATTTTTTATTTTATGAGCCCTACATGTTCATTCAAAATCCGTTGCGCATTATAACACCACCCTTCGACGGATTGGCTAGTCATGGCGGTATTATAGGCATCATTATTGGCCTTTGGCTTTATACCCGTCGCCAATCTAGCCAGATGAGTGGTCAAACGTTTCTGTGGGTTATTGATCGCATGTGCATTGTGGCAGCTTTAGCGGGGGCATTTATTCGGTTTGGAAATCTAATGAATTCCGAAATATTCGGAAAGCCGACCAATGTCCCCTGGGCGTTTGTCTTTCTGAGAGATCATGAGTTCAGCCAGGTTCCCCGGCATCCTACACAGGTATACGAATCCCTCTCCTGTCTACTTCTTTTTGTTGTTTTATTTTGGTATTGGAAAGCGTACAGAAATCAATCAGCACCCGGCACCATGCTTGGTATAGCCTTAATTTGGGTATTTGGCTTACGATTCGTTTGGGAGTTTTTCAAAGAAAACCAGGTGGCCTTTGAGGACAGTATGAGTTTCAATATGGGTCAGCTACTAAGTCTCCCAGCTATCCTCTTAGGTCTGGTTTTACTTTTACGAAACTTTATCAGACCTGCTTCATTAATTCCCGTAGCCCTGGTTATTCAGTCATCAAGTCTTTGTTATCAATGCGATTATCAACCAACCTTACCTTCTACCAGCAAGGTCGATTCTAACAATTGTGAAAATTTAATTGCGACTAAGCGACTCGTTAACCCAGGACATTTCCCAAAGCGTATAACAGCTACAAAAAGGTCTGCTTCTCAATCGAATATATTAGTGTAA
- a CDS encoding NAD(P)/FAD-dependent oxidoreductase has product MSHIGIVGGGIVGLCSAYYLHKAGHRVTLFDQGPIADGCSFGNAGMIVPSHIIPLAQPGMIAKGMRWMLKSTSPFYVKPRLNADLLRWGWLFYRHSTPEHVNRSIPVLRDLSLLSKTLYQDLAANGDLDFEWQERGLLMLYKTASAEHEMAEEAEVANHAGIEARQLNGQQVQDLEPDTRVDVRGGIFYPGDAHLNPNELIRSLVAYLRQAGVAILENHTVTGFVKTGSRVTAVHTSQGDYAVDAVVVAGGAWSPTIARQLDINLSLQGGKGYSFMLRNIANNVRVPAIMLEARATATPMGADLRFAGTLEVAGTDMTVNMNRVRGIVQSINNYYPDITVGMPAVDTVWRGLRPCSPDGLPYIGRPERYDNVVLATGHGMMGLSLGPATGKLVSELLTNSVRSMDIVAFKPERFG; this is encoded by the coding sequence ATGTCACATATTGGTATCGTAGGGGGAGGCATTGTTGGGTTGTGTTCGGCTTATTATCTGCATAAAGCCGGACATCGGGTAACGCTGTTCGATCAGGGGCCTATTGCCGATGGCTGCTCGTTTGGTAATGCGGGTATGATTGTACCTAGTCACATTATTCCATTGGCCCAACCGGGTATGATTGCCAAGGGAATGCGCTGGATGTTGAAATCGACCAGCCCATTTTATGTCAAACCACGCCTGAACGCCGATTTGCTGCGCTGGGGTTGGCTCTTCTATCGCCATTCGACACCCGAACATGTTAACCGTTCGATTCCTGTCTTGCGTGACCTCAGCTTATTGAGCAAAACGCTGTATCAGGATTTGGCGGCTAATGGCGATCTGGATTTTGAATGGCAGGAGCGAGGTTTACTCATGCTCTACAAAACCGCATCGGCCGAACACGAAATGGCCGAAGAAGCTGAAGTCGCTAATCATGCCGGTATCGAAGCACGGCAACTTAACGGTCAGCAAGTGCAGGATCTGGAGCCCGATACACGCGTCGATGTACGGGGAGGTATTTTTTATCCAGGTGATGCCCATCTGAATCCGAACGAATTGATTCGGTCGTTGGTCGCTTATCTGCGTCAGGCTGGCGTTGCCATACTGGAAAATCATACCGTTACGGGCTTCGTAAAAACAGGTTCACGAGTAACAGCTGTGCATACATCGCAGGGTGATTATGCTGTTGATGCAGTTGTTGTGGCGGGTGGAGCATGGTCGCCCACAATTGCGCGGCAACTGGATATAAACCTATCCTTACAGGGCGGAAAAGGATACAGCTTTATGCTTCGGAACATAGCGAATAATGTTCGGGTACCGGCCATCATGCTCGAAGCCCGTGCTACAGCGACGCCTATGGGAGCCGATCTCCGTTTCGCGGGAACCCTCGAAGTAGCTGGCACCGATATGACGGTAAATATGAATCGGGTACGTGGTATCGTTCAGTCGATCAACAATTATTACCCAGACATAACAGTTGGTATGCCAGCCGTCGATACGGTTTGGCGTGGCTTGCGTCCCTGCTCACCCGATGGCTTGCCGTACATTGGTCGACCAGAGCGTTATGACAATGTTGTGCTGGCCACAGGACATGGCATGATGGGATTGAGTTTAGGACCTGCCACTGGCAAATTAGTGAGCGAACTGTTGACCAATTCGGTTAGAAGCATGGATATTGTCGCTTTTAAACCAGAACGTTTTGGGTAA
- a CDS encoding aldehyde dehydrogenase (NADP(+)) has product MTNSLTNPVTESFQGINPATGESLPGQFNEATTNEVAQACERAAEAFTEYRKKSGAEKAAFLEKIASEIEALGDELLTRAQAESGLPLARLTGERGRTTGQLRLFAEYLREGSWVEARIDTALPDRQPLPRPDLRQMLRPLGPVGVFGASNFPLAFSVAGGDTASALAAGCPVVVKGHPAHPGTSQLVGDAISRAVVACGLPTGTFSLVQGRTIAVGMAIVEHPAIKAIGFTGSFRGGKALFDAASRRPEPIPVYAEMGSTNPVFFLPQLLKEKGGALAQSFVGSITLGVGQFCTNPGLAVVEQSAEADSFIQATAQGITNSQPATMLTQGIQKAFTTGIDKLTAAEGVEIVGQATSTESFANGTPTLLKTSAEALLANPVLAEEVFGPSSVLVEATGREQLLAVARGLEGHLTATVWGTDAELLEYADLLEILEQKVGRLLINGFPTGVEVSHAMQHGGPYPATTDSRSTSVGTNAILRFARPVCYQNFPDALLPDELKAANPLNIWRLVDGKRVNA; this is encoded by the coding sequence ATGACAAACTCCCTAACAAATCCCGTTACCGAATCATTTCAAGGCATCAATCCAGCTACTGGTGAGTCATTGCCAGGTCAATTTAACGAAGCAACCACGAACGAAGTGGCACAGGCCTGTGAGCGAGCTGCCGAAGCGTTTACAGAGTACCGTAAGAAATCGGGCGCAGAGAAAGCCGCTTTCCTGGAAAAAATTGCTTCCGAAATCGAAGCGCTGGGTGACGAATTATTAACGAGAGCACAAGCAGAATCTGGTTTGCCATTGGCTCGCCTGACGGGTGAGCGTGGCCGTACAACTGGCCAGCTTCGCCTGTTTGCTGAATACCTGCGTGAAGGCTCCTGGGTAGAAGCCCGCATCGACACTGCTTTGCCCGATCGCCAACCCTTGCCTCGTCCTGATTTGCGGCAGATGCTGCGTCCGCTGGGACCTGTTGGCGTATTTGGTGCTAGTAATTTTCCGCTGGCTTTCTCGGTAGCAGGTGGTGATACCGCATCTGCGTTGGCTGCAGGTTGCCCAGTTGTTGTAAAAGGACATCCGGCTCATCCGGGTACGTCGCAACTGGTTGGCGATGCCATTAGTCGGGCCGTTGTTGCCTGTGGATTACCCACTGGCACATTTTCGCTGGTGCAGGGACGAACGATAGCTGTAGGAATGGCTATTGTAGAGCATCCGGCTATTAAAGCTATTGGTTTTACGGGTTCATTCCGGGGTGGGAAAGCCTTGTTCGATGCGGCATCCCGCCGTCCTGAACCGATTCCTGTCTATGCCGAAATGGGTAGTACGAATCCTGTTTTCTTTCTTCCTCAATTACTTAAAGAAAAAGGTGGTGCACTGGCTCAGAGCTTTGTGGGGTCGATTACCCTGGGTGTTGGGCAATTCTGTACGAATCCGGGTCTGGCTGTAGTTGAGCAATCGGCAGAGGCCGACTCGTTTATACAAGCAACGGCTCAAGGTATAACCAATAGCCAACCCGCAACGATGCTCACGCAGGGTATTCAAAAAGCGTTTACAACAGGTATTGATAAATTAACGGCTGCCGAAGGGGTAGAAATCGTTGGGCAAGCTACCTCAACGGAGAGTTTTGCTAATGGTACGCCAACGCTTCTGAAAACCTCTGCCGAAGCTTTGCTAGCCAACCCGGTTCTTGCCGAAGAGGTCTTTGGACCAAGCAGTGTTCTAGTCGAAGCAACTGGCCGTGAGCAATTACTGGCCGTAGCACGTGGGCTGGAAGGCCATCTGACGGCTACAGTATGGGGCACTGATGCCGAGTTGCTGGAGTATGCCGACCTCCTCGAAATTCTGGAACAGAAAGTAGGTCGGTTGTTGATTAACGGTTTTCCAACGGGTGTTGAAGTCAGTCATGCTATGCAACATGGCGGCCCATATCCGGCTACAACCGATTCCCGTTCGACGTCGGTTGGTACAAATGCTATCTTGCGCTTCGCCCGGCCAGTCTGCTATCAGAACTTCCCCGATGCGCTGCTCCCCGACGAACTGAAAGCGGCCAATCCGCTGAACATCTGGCGCTTGGTTGATGGCAAACGCGTGAATGCGTAA
- a CDS encoding dihydrodipicolinate synthase family protein, whose amino-acid sequence MNVSVQWEGVYPALLTPFTADDQLDLPLFEKNLHAQLDAGVHGFIIGGSLGEASTLLNEERIELLKSGLAVSDGKVPVLVNIAEQATKQAIARAHEAEANGADGLMLLPPMRYPADSRETVTYFKSIAQETSLPIMIYNNPYDYKIMTTVAMFQELAELPNIQAVKESTRDLTNVTRMRNAFGDRYKLLGGVDTLALEALLLGCDGWVGGLVDAFPVETVAIYELAKAGQIAEALEIYRWFMPLLELDIHPKLVQYIKLAATATGLGSEYVRAPRLPLIGAEREQVLEVIQTALAKRPMINV is encoded by the coding sequence ATGAACGTCTCTGTGCAATGGGAAGGTGTGTATCCCGCGTTATTGACTCCATTTACGGCCGATGATCAACTCGATCTGCCTCTTTTTGAAAAAAATCTGCATGCTCAGCTCGATGCCGGTGTACATGGGTTTATCATTGGTGGTTCTCTGGGTGAAGCCAGCACACTGCTGAATGAGGAACGAATCGAACTCTTAAAGTCTGGCTTGGCCGTTAGTGATGGAAAAGTGCCTGTATTGGTAAATATCGCAGAACAGGCTACGAAACAAGCAATTGCCCGTGCTCATGAAGCGGAAGCCAACGGTGCCGACGGACTTATGCTGCTACCACCAATGCGGTACCCCGCCGATTCCCGTGAGACGGTTACGTACTTTAAATCAATAGCGCAGGAAACGTCGTTGCCGATCATGATCTACAATAATCCGTACGATTACAAGATCATGACAACCGTAGCCATGTTTCAGGAACTAGCCGAATTGCCTAACATTCAGGCCGTAAAAGAATCGACGCGTGACTTGACGAACGTAACCCGAATGCGGAATGCCTTTGGTGATCGTTACAAACTGCTGGGCGGTGTCGATACGCTGGCGCTGGAGGCACTGCTGCTCGGCTGCGATGGCTGGGTTGGTGGTCTGGTCGATGCGTTTCCTGTAGAAACCGTTGCTATTTATGAATTAGCCAAAGCAGGCCAAATCGCCGAAGCACTGGAGATTTATCGCTGGTTTATGCCGCTCCTCGAATTGGACATTCATCCAAAACTAGTCCAATATATTAAGCTGGCTGCTACAGCAACCGGTCTGGGTTCAGAGTATGTACGCGCACCACGGTTACCCCTAATCGGTGCCGAGCGCGAGCAGGTACTGGAGGTGATTCAAACGGCTTTGGCGAAGCGTCCAATGATTAATGTATAA
- the aat gene encoding leucyl/phenylalanyl-tRNA--protein transferase — MNKLTADDLIYGYINGIFPMADADGTLYWYAPDPRAIIPIHSYKPAKSLRPVLNRNQFEIRVNTAFSDVMRACSKPRSEDDSVWISDEIIDAYTELHHMGLAHSVETYIDNRLVGGLYGVALGSAFFGESMFSAVSNSSKVAFHNLILILRQQKFTLLDTQFINDNVRRYGAIEIPKADYLRQLKTALKQKARFAALIPEKV; from the coding sequence ATGAATAAGCTAACCGCTGATGACCTGATCTACGGGTACATAAACGGGATTTTCCCAATGGCCGATGCCGACGGTACGCTTTATTGGTATGCCCCTGATCCTCGGGCCATTATTCCTATCCATAGTTATAAACCAGCTAAATCACTTCGCCCGGTTCTGAACCGCAATCAGTTCGAAATCCGCGTAAATACAGCCTTTTCTGACGTCATGCGCGCCTGTTCGAAGCCTCGCTCGGAAGATGATAGCGTCTGGATTTCCGACGAAATTATTGACGCCTACACCGAATTACATCACATGGGATTGGCGCATAGCGTTGAGACGTATATAGACAATCGGCTGGTAGGTGGTTTATACGGCGTGGCACTGGGCTCGGCTTTTTTCGGTGAATCGATGTTTAGTGCCGTTAGTAATTCCTCTAAAGTAGCCTTCCATAATTTAATCCTGATCCTACGCCAGCAAAAGTTTACATTGCTTGACACACAGTTCATTAACGATAACGTTCGGCGATATGGGGCTATTGAAATTCCCAAAGCCGACTACTTACGGCAATTAAAAACAGCCCTCAAGCAAAAAGCCCGATTTGCCGCTCTGATACCTGAAAAGGTTTAG